From Clavelina lepadiformis chromosome 9, kaClaLepa1.1, whole genome shotgun sequence, the proteins below share one genomic window:
- the LOC143470583 gene encoding kelch-like protein 20, with translation MMYADHGTPMSIDITSACNKTSSSSNNSHPSSMFHASEKHPRRMLESLNVLRKRELLWDVVLVIGNTKLYAHRVVLAAASPYFHAMFTVELAEVHQTEIAIHNIEERAMELLVDFAYTSQITVEESNVQSLLPAACLLQMMEIQEICSEFLKRQLDPTNCLGIRAFADTHSCKELLKVADKFTQANFQEVKESEEFRLLPVDQLIEILSSDDLNVRSEEHVYKAVIAWMKHDLKDRRPILPKVLQHVRLPLLTPKFLVGVVDSDPFIHNDEQCRDLVDEAKNYMLLPQERPLMQGPRTRPRRPITREVLFAVGGWCSGDAISSVERYCPENREWRLVAQMNKRRCGVGVSVLDDLLYAVGGHDGTSYLNSVERYDPQTNQWSCDVTPTSTCRTSVGVAVLDGFLYAVGGQDGMSCLDIVERYSPKLNRWSKVCSMGFKRLGVGVAVLGSYLYAVGGSDGQTPWNLVERYDPKENRWTEVAPMNTRRKHLGCAVYRDMLYAVGGRDDTTELNSVEKYNPLTNTWSTVVAMISRRSGVGVSVVNGQLIAVGGFDGTSYLKTIEIYTPESNTWRMYDGMHYRRLGGGVGVIRLPQT, from the exons ATGATGTATGCGGATCATGGAACTCCAATGTCAATTGACATCACTTCGGCATGCAATAAGACATCCTCGAGCAGCAACAATTCCCATCCTTCCTCCATGTTCCATGCATCCGAGAAACATCCACGCCGGATGCTGGAATCGTTAAATGTTCTTCGCAAAAGGGAGCTTCTTTGGGACGTGGTTTTGGTGATTGGTAATACGAAGCTGTATGCTCATAGAGTTGTGCTTGCTGCTGCTTCTCCTTATTTTCAT gcGATGTTTACTGTCGAATTAGCTGAGGTGCATCAGACAGAAATAGCAATTCATAACATTGAAGAGAGGGCGATGGAACTACTCGTCGATTTTGCATACACCTCACAAATTACCGTTGAGGAGAGCAACGTACAGTCACTCTTGCCTGCCGCTTGCTTACTGCAAATGATGGAAATACAAG AGATCTGTAGTGAGTTTCTCAAGCGTCAACTTGACCCCACAAATTGCTTGGGGATACGGGCTTTTGCTGACACCCACTCATGCAAGGAACTACTTAAAGTTGCCGACAAATTCACCCAAGCCAACTTTCAGGAG GTAAAGGAGAGTGAAGAGTTTCGACTACTGCCAGTGGACCAGTTGATTGAAATTTTAAGCTCAGATGACTTAAATGTGCGTTCTGAAGAGCATGTTTACAAAGCAGTTATTGCCTGGATGAAGCATGATCTGAAAGACAGACGCCCCATACTACCGAAG GTGTTACAGCATGTCCGTTTGCCTCTACTCACCCCTAAGTTTCTTGTTGGAGTTGTTGACAGTGACCCGTTTATTCACAATGATGAACAGTGTCGCGATCTTGTGGATGAAGCAAAGAATTACATGTTGCTTCCTCAGGAACGCCCACTCATGCAAGGGCCACGTACAAGACCAAGAAGACCAATCACAAGGGAGGTCTTGTTTGCAGTTGGAG GTTGGTGCAGCGGCGACGCAATTAGCTCGGTTGAAAGATACTGCCCTGAAAATAGGGAGTGGCGTTTGGTGGCTCAAATGAACAAACGTCGTTGTGGTGTGGGTGTCTCTGTTCTGGATGATTTACTCTACGCAGTTGGTGGCCATGATGGAACATCTTATCTGAATAGTGTTGAGAG GTATGATCCACAAACAAACCAGTGGTCATGTGATGTGACACCAACCAGTACATGTCGAACCAGTGTTGGTGTGGCTGTTTTGGATGGTTTCCTGTATGCGGTTGGCGGTCAGGATGGCATGTCATGCCTTGACATAGTGGAAAG ATACAGCCCCAAGTTAAACCGATGGAGCAAGGTGTGTTCAATGGGCTTCAAGAGGCTTGGGGTTGGTGTGGCAGTTTTAGGGAGCTACCTTTACGCTGTCGGGGGCTCAGATGGTCAGACCCCGTGGAATCTTGTGGAACGCTACGACCCAAAAGAAAATCGATGGACCGAAGTGGCTCCGATGAACACAAGAAGAAAGCATCTTGGGTGCGCTGTTTACCGG GATATGCTTTATGCTGTTGGTGGCAGAGATGATACAACTGAGTTGAACAGTGTTGAGAAGTACAACCCACTCACCAACACCTGGAGTACAGTGGTCGCCATGATTTCTCGACGAAGTGGG GTTGGAGTTTCCGTTGTCAATGGACAGCTTATTGCGGTCGGTGGTTTTGATGGTACCAGTTACTTGAAAACCATCGAGATCTACACCCCAGAATCAAATACATGGAGAATGTATGACGGGATGCACTATAGACGGCTAGGTGGTGGTGTTGGGGTAATCAGGTTACCACAAACTTGA
- the LOC143470584 gene encoding polyhomeotic-like protein 3 produces METTLTSVSQVDNVNDNDAYQIQDNAENNNKRIPEVKQHIITHIIDGFVFEESLTPFTPTRNCGLSNHQLSLIRKRQQEILQREKDMKSEDDEKMNVDNQDNIEVAVATCEQCGFSGPRVKFSSPSQQFCSLKCARKYKTRITGGVHSYNKLWQNNHVSRRGKSRIRNLSSLSNKPRRGRPSYVAKKEEDVLSSSQSLSGSNSFSDDDKFSSSDSASVFSYSPTPSPEPTVPYLGGKPVQPGQWSVDDVWNYMRSLPDAVQYAADFRAQEIDGSALLLLHEEHLVSSMNFPLGPALKLCAHIDRLREKDFC; encoded by the coding sequence atggaaacaacTCTTACTTCAGTGTCCCAAGTAGACAATGTCAACGATAACGATGCATACCAAATTCAAGATAACGCggaaaataacaacaaaaggaTTCCTGAAGTTAAACAGCATATAATTACTCATATAATCGATGGGTTTGTCTTTGAAGAATCTCTGACACCATTTACACCAACCAGAAACTGTGGTTTGTCCAATCATCAGCTGTCCTTGATCAGAAAAAGGCAACAAGAAATTTTGCAACGAGAAAAGGACATGAAGTCAGAAGATGACGAAAAAATGAATGTTGACAATCAAGACAATATTGAGGTGGCAGTTGCCACCTGCGAGCAATGTGGCTTCTCTGGACCTCGAGTAAAGTTTTCAAGCCCAAGTCAGCAGTTTTGCTCACTTAAGTGTGCTCGTAAATACAAGACCCGTATTACAGGTGGAGTGCATTCATACAATAAACTATGGCAAAACAATCATGTTTCAAGGAGAGGCAAGTCCAGAATCAGGAATCTATCATCGTTATCAAACAAGCCACGTCGTGGCAGACCTAGCTATGTAGCTAAAAAGGAAGAGGATGTACTTTCATCTTCACAGAGCCTGTCTGGCAGCAATTCGTTTTCTGATGATGACAAGTTCAGTAGCAGCGATAGTGCATCAGTTTTCAGTTACAGTCCAACTCCATCCCCAGAACCAACTGTTCCGTATCTTGGTGGCAAGCCCGTTCAACCGGGACAGTGGTCTGTTGATGATGTGTGGAATTACATGCGTTCTCTTCCCGATGCTGTTCAATATGCAGCAGATTTTCGAGCCCAAGAAATTGATGGTTCTGCTTTATTGCTTTTGCATGAGGAGCATTTAGTAAGCTCCATGAATTTTCCGCTTGGTCCCGCGTTAAAACTCTGTGCACATATTGATCGTCTTAGAGAGAAGGACTTTTGTTAG
- the LOC143470187 gene encoding uncharacterized protein LOC143470187: MASRSFPPSSNFAGGRTSLEEARRNHLKALHQCRRARFHNNLTDEASNENKIKENNNAHQTPNEVCNLSYGPGCSEGQRQSDTSAQPSGYHTEPGMRNHPNYYRRYSIASYQPLCMPQMLMPVYYPAQNGMTLMQMTQALDNRQHIGKRQSSEGSVENDDDVFAPVELSSSTTTSTLPFPLPTPYSPARLQRMETRKRARSAGDMVGLCLPESPGFAYPGTPTFGSMTGPSPSSQVIPSSPQLYYSCNPSGYQPPPNKRRAVNLPDAPTGDSASRSITVLPHGAQNSSRCNQPPHAPPNERLANYLRNSCTSNIIIRNSSPAAVPCNGVTDSSFKPSNTRKDNPDLLTDISRNLCTTSSTQPPLRASSTKKNSSLKSSMSSKSRYVKKNVVWNDLEKEKSTRKNGGRVVVHDSTDTWKDKILSDLDVEAIKKNPSKFTAQNRIGPYFIGQKLGNCTVNSISQYLVRKAGTNKYYLAKILDMDNGDVKSGKMLLHTEHSLLSALSTHTGVIHQHGMFKDCCFDATNQKVSLRVGLILDCLIPHQFNLATWNYLNLQQHVVNGKRLSEQEVIRIFYSIVTVVHSLHKSNVVHRDLKLSNMVMDKRTRRVILTNFCLGCQLTADRDLLTDQKGSPAYISPDVLSDKPYAGKPSDMWSLGVVFYMMLYKQFPFYDQERKKLYAKIKAADYSIPSDIHVSTNSIDIIRGLFNLNPAKRLTAAQTLAALERCVAPRNRSRTPSAQAQVVPDIDDDDNDYIKSGQHNDVDDTNKMSLRREEELTRAFKEKMLSDDEEENDKNFVAAAPKRKRSGDKSLKLTSEVLRINRGARPITRPHLVEHHRTPSGSRPLLAQ; this comes from the exons ATGGCCTCAAGAAGTTTTCCTCCAAGCTCCAATTTTGCTGGTGGCCGGACTAGTCTTGAAGAGGCAAGAAGAAATCATTTAAAGGCTTTGCATCAGTGTCGGAGAGCAAGATTTCATAATAACCTTACAGATGAAGcatcaaatgaaaataaaatcaaagagAACAACAACGCACATCAAACGCCCAATGAG GTTTGTAACTTATCATATGGCCCTGGGTGTAGTGAAGGTCAACGTCAAAGTGATACATCAGCGCAACCCAGTGGTTATCATACAGAGCCAGGCATGCGCAATCATCCCAACTACTATCGAAGATACAGTATTGCCTCCTATCAACCGTTGTGTATGCCGCAAATGCTCATGCCTGTGTACTATCCAGCCCAGAATGGTATGACCCTGATGCAGATGACACAGGCATTGGATAATCGGCAGCATATTGGCAAGCGCCAAAGTAGCGAGGGTAGCGTGGAAAACGATGATGATGTTTTTGCGCCTGTAGAACTATCGAGTTCTACAACAACATCCACGTTACCTTTTCCGCTTCCGACGCCCTACAGCCCAGCTCGACTGCAAAGAATGGAAACGAGAAAGAGAGCTCGGAGCGCTGGGGACATGGTTGGTTTGTGTTTGCCTGAGAGCCCAGGTTTTGCGTATCCGGGCACCCCAACTTTTGGGAGCATGACTGGGCCTTCACCATCATCGCAGGTTATTCCATCATCTCCGCAATTATATTACTCATGCAATCCTTCAGGGTATCAACCTCCGCCGAACAAGAGGCGCGCTGTGAATCTTCCTGATGCACCCACAGGTGATTCCGCATCGCGTAGTATTACTGTGCTTCCGCATGGAGCACAAAATTCTTCTCGGTGCAATCAACCACCTCATGCTCCCCCAAATGAACGACTTGCAAACTACTTGAGAAACAGCTGCACTTCTAACATCATAATAAGAAATTCCAGCCCTGCAGCAGTCCCGTGTAACGGAGTTACAGATTCATCTTTCAAACCAAGTAATACCAGAAAAG ACAATCCAGACTTGTTGACTGACATTTCAAGAAACTTATGTACAACTTCCAGCACACAG CCTCCACTTAGAGCGTCTTCTACCAAAAAGAACTCATCATTGAAGTCTTCCATGTCATCAAAATCTCGCTATGTGAAAAAAAACGTTGTTTGGAACGATTTGGAGAAGGAAAAATCGACAAGGAAGAACGGTG GACGAGTTGTGGTCCATGATTCAACTGACACTTGgaaagataaaattttgtcagaTTTAGATGTTGAAGCAATCAAGAAAAACCCATCAAAATTTACGGCTCAAAATAGAATAGGACCTTACTTTATTG GTCAGAAGCTGGGTAACTGTACGGTGAACAGTATAAGTCAGTATCTGGTGAGAAAGGCTGGAACTAATAAATACTACCTCGCAAAG ATATTAGACATGGACAATGGAGATGTGAAAAGCGGCAAAATGTTGCTTCACACAGAACATTCACTGCTGTCTGCTCTCTCTACACATACTGGCGTTATTCATCAGCATGGAATGTTCAAG GATTGCTGCTTTGATGCAACAAACCAAAAGGTTTCTCTTCGGGTAGGTCTCATACTTGATTGCCTTATTCCACACCAATTCAACCTGGCCACCTGGAACTACCTCAATCTGCAACAACACGTTGTTAATGGAAAACGCCTCAGTGAACAAGAAGTTATAAGGATATTTTACTCCATTGTTACAGTTGTACACTCACTGCACAAG AGCAATGTTGTTCACCGTGACTTAAAATTAAGCAATATGGTGATGGATAAACGAACACGTCGAGTCATCTTGACAAATTTCTGTCTCGGTTGTCAATTAACTGCTGATCGTGACCTTTTGACTGATCAAAAAGGCAGTCCAGCTTACATCAGTCCCGATGTTCTAAGTG ATAAGCCGTATGCTGGAAAACCGAGCGATATGTGGTCACTGGGCGTAGTTTTTTACATGATGTTGTACAAACAGTTTCCATTTTACGACCAGGAACGTAAAAAGCTCTATGCTAAAATCAAAGCAGCAGATTACTCTATACCCAG TGATATCCACGTCTCAACAAATTCCATTGACATTATTCGGGGATTGTTTAACTTAAACCCTGCGAAGCGTTTAACGGCTGCGCAGACCCTAGCAGCACTGGAAAGGTGTGTTGCACCCAGGAACAGGTCACGAACCCCATCTGCTCAGGCACAAGTTGTTCCAGatattgatgatgatgataatgATTATATTAAG AGTGGTCAACATAATGATGTGGACGATACCAACAAGATGTCTTTGCGTCGGGAAGAAGAGCTAACTAGAGCTTTTAAAGAGAAGATGTTAAGTGACGATGAGGAAGagaatgataaaaattttgttgctgCTGCTCCAAAGCGAAAGA GGAGCGGAGACAAGTCTCTGAAATTGACGAGTGAAGTGTTGAGAATAAATCGCGGTGCTCGCCCAATCACGCGTCCCCATCTTGTGGAACACCATAGAACGCCATCAGGCAGCAGACCGCTCTTAGCGCAatga
- the LOC143470188 gene encoding uncharacterized protein LOC143470188, with protein sequence MSRRLSSDSLKSTSSGTTRRSTKLSKADVGGTFNWDKYLQQTGMPAAPPECFKQQALDDILDNKFKVYDKLEAKDARNPSAISVAHVVLIQGPRLCLRLDGTDGCNDFWRMIDSKDIFPLGTCEAHGGLLQPPLGFTRNVSTWPGFLQRTLRDASQAQTDYFLEEPENPESNKFEIGMKLEAVDRKNPQLICPATIGDVDGDQVFISFDGWRGAFDYWSNYTSRDLFPVGWCQKNDHVLQCPGQKGENPVVMEKLKMAAEQRKRQTRSVKNQIGSKSTVKDVLSQAKEKPVRRRRVNSIKAAPSDEKPLELPTPEEQGSPAANTTSDSSASSDESDSSQEDVREKKQKLETEDENKHSLTEAQSSFTSSKDGHTQFSDQTLKKLERRVRKQKRKQRRLAKALKRAGLAEGDENGPVSLNLTPEQLALLASPKFKKKKKKRKVEASYTRLEGFGLKGNEQTVTTASATSPTSPFLDVFSSPPTSLFGVDKSRIVREATQGWPKRLLIGSVVTSDNKLGRFDKTPQEKSKGNADDKILNEPAVPILQCVSTTNEAAQVSLTDISPTDAERATPSPFVTSTTHSANDSRKDTSEDTNTVSSTTNPSAVNPLSGSGAESGTLSQAHSSKVSSTVSTTQSSERRRSRNPARWSIQDVMNYVKEKEPALHQHIGIFQKHEIDGGAFLLLNSNNIVKYMALKLGPALKLCSLVEDLKATISKHSRQKLKK encoded by the exons ATGTCACGACGACTGAGTAGTGACAGCTTAAAATCCACTTCAAGCGGAACTACGCGGAGAAGTACTAAACTTTCCAAAGCTGATGTCGGCG GTACTTTTAACTGGGATAAATATCTTCAACAAACTGGCATGCCAGCCGCTCCACCAGAATGTTTTAAGCAACAGGCTTTAGATGACATTCTGGACAACAAATTCAAAGTTTATGACAAGCTGGAAGCTAAAGACGCCAGAAATCCTTCAGCAATTAGCGTAGCACATGTGGTTCTGATACAG GGTCCAAGGTTGTGTCTTCGACTTGATGGTACAGATGGTTGTAATGATTTTTGGAGAATGATCGATTCAAAG GATATTTTTCCACTGGGTACTTGTGAGGCACATGGAGGTTTGCTTCAGCCACCACTTGGCTTCACTCGAAATGTTTCAACGTGGCCTGGCTTCTTGCAGCGAACCTTACGAGATGCCAGTCAGGCCCAGACTGATTATTTCCTGGAG GAACCTGAAAATCCTGAATCcaacaaatttgaaattggGATGAAATTGGAGGCAGTTGATCGAAAGAACCCTCAGCTAATTTGCCCGGCAACTATAGGGGACGTAGATGGTGATCAG GTGTTTATATCATTTGATGGATGGCGGGGAGCGTTTGATTATTGGTCCAATTACACTTCTCGAGATTTATTCCCTGTTGGTTGGTGTCAGAAGAATGATCACGTTTTGCAATGTCCTGGTCAGAAGG GTGAAAATCCAGTTGTTATGGAGAAGTTGAAAATGGCGGCTGAACAAAGAAAGAGACAAACTCGGAGCGTTAAGAACCAAATCGGCTCAAAGTCGACTGTAAAAG ATGTATTAAGCCAGGCTAAAGAAAAACCAGTCCGACGACGACGCGTGAACTCGATCAAAGCTGCTCCATCTGATGAAAAACCTTTG GAATTGCCTACTCCAGAAGAGCAAGGTTCTCCTGCTGCTAACACAACATCAGACTCGTCTGCTTCTTCTGACGAGAGTGACTCCTCGCAAGAAGATGTCCGAGAGAAGAAACAGAAGTTGGAAACTGAAGATG aaaacAAACATTCACTGACAGAAGCGCAAAGTAGTTTCACTTCCAGCAAAGATGGCCACACTCAG TTTTCGGATCAAACGTTGAAGAAATTAGAGCGACGTGTTAggaagcaaaaaagaaaacaaagacgCCTCGCGAAGGCTCTGAAACGAGCCGGACTTGCCGAAGGGGATGAAAACGGACCAGTGTCGTTAAACCTTACCCCTGAACAGCTGGCATTGCTTGCTTCGCCCAAG tttaagaaaaagaagaaaaaaagaaaagtagaGGCTTCGTACACAAGACTAGAAGGTTTTGGTCTTAAAGGAAACGAACAGACAGTTACAA CTGCATCGGCCACCTCACCAACTTCCCCCTTTCTTGACGTCTTTTCGTCCCCGCCAACGTCGCTTTTTGGTGTCGACAAGTCTCGTATTGTTCGAGAAGCAACGCAGGGTTGGCCTAAGCGGCTGCTGATAGGATCAGTTGTGACCAGCGACAATAAACTTGGAAGATTTGACAAGACCCCACAAGAGAAATCGAAAG GGAATGCAGACGACAAGATTTTGAACGAGCCCGCAGTACCAATCCTGCAGTGTGTTTCTACAACAAACGAAGCGGCCCAAGTGTCTCTGACCGACATTTCACCAACAGACGCAG AACGTGCCACTCCTTCACCATTTGTAACCAGCACAACTCACAGCGCTAACGACTCCAGGAAAGATACATCAGAAGACACCAACA CTGTTTCGTCCACAACAAACCCATCGGCTGTCAACCCCCTGTCTGGATCGGGGGCTGAGTCAGGCACTCTGAGCCAAGCTCATTCGTCAAAGGTTTCGTCAACGGTGAGCACAACGCAATCGTCGGAGCGCCGAAGATCGCGAAACCCAGCCAGGTGGTCCATCCAGGATGTCATGAATTACGTGAAAGAAAAAGAGCCGGCCTTGCACCAGCATATTGGAATCTTCCAAAAACAT GAAATCGACGGTGGAGCTTTCCTTCTGCTCAACAGCAATAACATTGTTAAGTATATGGCGTTAAAGCTTGGCCCGGCGCTGAAGCTTTGCAGTTTGGTTGAAGACCTCAAAGcaacaatttcaaaacattcgCGACAAAAATTGAAGAAGTAA
- the LOC143470790 gene encoding phospholipid scramblase 2-like isoform X1: MSQGYHKTDGPGPDMNDIDRGDVCSSQSLNEMRYRPGYPPPGYGSPQQGGYPPPQQGYGQPQVGFAPQQGGYPPPQGGYPPPQGGYAPQPGYGGAPPQQQQQWMPQPQIPGCPRGLEYLSQIDQLLIHQKVELLEAFTGFETNNKYEVKNTLGQKVYFAVEDNDCCTRQCCGPCRSFDMKVMDNTQQEVIHLERPLRCASCWTPCCLQEMTVTSPPGTVIGYIEQAWDIFLPKFNILNEHKDCVLKIEGPCFTCNGCGDVEFKVMTKDEQVVGKISKQWSGLAKEIFTDADNFGVQFPMDLDVKVKATLLGCVFLIDFMFFEETGNQDNQRVGVWQ; this comes from the exons ATGTCTCAAG GATACCACAAAACTGATGGCCCTGGTCCTGACATGAATGACATTGATAGAGGTGATGTTTGTTCTTCTCAGAGCTTAAACGAAATGAGATACCGGCCTG GTTACCCACCACCAGGTTATGGCTCACCCCAACAAGGTGGTTACCCACCACCACAGCAAGGTTACGGTCAACCCCAAGTGGGTTTCGCTCCCCAGCAGGGGGGATATCCCCCACCACAGGGAGGCTACCCTCCGCCACAAGGTGGTTATGCTCCTCAGCCAGGTTACGGAGGCGCTCCACCCCAGCAACAACAGCAGTGGATGCCGCAACCTCAGATACCTGGCTGTCCAAGAGGATTGGAATATTTGTCCCAG ATTGATCAGTTGCTTATTCATCAGAAGGTAGAACTTTTAGAAG CTTTCACTGGATTCGAAACCAACAACAAGTACGAAGTGAAAAATACTCTCGGCCAAAAGGTGTATTTTGCCGTTGAAGACAACGATTGTTGTACTAG ACAATGCTGTGGCCCTTGTCGTAGCTTCGACATGAAAGTAATGGATAATACACAACAGGAAGTTATTCACTTGGAAAGGCCACTACGGTGTGCCTCTTGCTGGACCCCATGTTGTCTTCAGGAG ATGACAGTTACGTCGCCTCCAGGCACAGTTATTGGTTACATTGAACAAGCTTGGGACATTTTCCTTCCCAAGTTCAACATTTTGAATGAACACAAGGACTGTGTGCTTAAAATTGAAGGCCCTTGTTTCACTTGTAACGGCTGTGGGGATGTTGAGTTCAAA GTGATGACAAAAGATGAACAGGTAGTTGGTAAAATATCCAAGCAGTGGTCAGGTTTGGCCAAAGAAATATTCACTGATGCTGATAACTTTGGCGTTCAATTCCCAATGGACCTGGATGTAAAAGTGAAGGCAACCCTGCTTGGTTGTGTTTTCCTCATC GATTTCATGTTCTTCGAAGAAACCGGCAATCAAGACAATCAACGAGTTGGCGTATGGCAGTGA
- the LOC143470189 gene encoding general transcription factor IIE subunit 1-like: protein MDGDMPEVMREAPPSLQRLVRTVVRGFYGIDHGLVVDILIRNTCIKEDDIIELLKFDKKQLRILLNHLKTDKFVKSRLFVETQDDKTMKQNFYYVNYRSIGNIIKYKLHHMHKRIETLERDSTNRPSFKCPTCQNTYSDLEVNQLIDPTFGTLNCTFCKTEVVEDKAAAISQDTRTLQARFNEQMEPIYKLLKEVENITLSEDVLEPKPVPIPHLHPNAPRVHKPHKARTEDNWSGRSTMNIDYQQSVIIDLGNEKRDEEEVKAAPRWMTESTVDAFKDTAPTPSTSERKPVITETDSKPLNDEVMQTLLVQERSSHPPPAPKYHDAEEQSEDEFEDVEDDFMVYVAGQPYHYKDVTQELVNTMTADEKQEYIELGQRLYEDMHD, encoded by the exons ATGGATGGAGACATGCCTGAGGTAATGCGTGAAGCACCCCCGTCTTTGCAAAGGCTTGTCAG gACTGTTGTTCGTGGTTTTTATGGAATTGATCATGGACTGGTAGTGGacatattaataagaaatACTTGCATTAAAGAGGACGACATAATC GAACTTCTTAAATTTGACAAGAAACAACTTCGTATTTTGTTGAATCATCTTAAAACTGACAAGTTTGTGAAATCGAGGCTCTTCGTAGAAACACAG GACGATAAAACTATGAAACAGAATTTCTATTATGTTAATTACAGAAGCATTGGCAATATAATCAAATATAAG CTTCATCATATGCATAAAAGAATTGAAACGTTAGAACGAGATTCAACAAACAGGCCGTCATTCAAATGTCCAACATGCCAAAATACATACAGTGATTTGGAAGTGAACCAGCTGATCGATCCCACCTTTG GTACGTTGAACTGTACGTTCTGTAAAACTGAAGTAGTGGAAGACAAAGCGGCTGCAATAAGTCAAGATACACGGACTCTTCAG GCTCGTTTCAATGAACAAATGGAACCGATATATAAATTACTGAAAGAAGTTGAAAATATAActttgtcggaagatgtgctGGAACCCAAACCAGTCCCAATTCCTCACCTTCATCCAAA CGCACCACGTGTGCATAAGCCACATAAAGCGAGAACGGAAGACAATTGGTCCGGGCGCTCAACCATGAACATAGATTACCAGCAAAGTGTCATCATTGACCTTGGAAATGAGAAGAGAGACGAAGAGGAAGTCAAAGCT GCCCCTCGTTGGATGACAGAGAGCACTGTGGATGCCTTCAAAGACACCGCACCAACCCCTTCAACTTCTGAACGTAAGCCGGTAATTACAGAAACTGATTCCAAACCATTGAACGATGAAGTTATGCAA ACATTGTTGGTCCAAGAAAGATCATCACATCCCCCTCCTGCTCCTAAGTACCATGACGCCGAGGAACAATCAGAAGATGAATTTGAAGACGTGGAAGACGATTTCATGGTCTACGTTGCCGGTCAACCTTACCACTACAAGGACGTGACACAGGAATTGGTCAATACGATGACCGCAGATGAAAAACAAGAGTACATTGAGCTCGGACAGAGATTGTACGAGGACATGCATGACTGA
- the LOC143470790 gene encoding phospholipid scramblase 1-like isoform X2 gives MSQGYPPPGYGSPQQGGYPPPQQGYGQPQVGFAPQQGGYPPPQGGYPPPQGGYAPQPGYGGAPPQQQQQWMPQPQIPGCPRGLEYLSQIDQLLIHQKVELLEAFTGFETNNKYEVKNTLGQKVYFAVEDNDCCTRQCCGPCRSFDMKVMDNTQQEVIHLERPLRCASCWTPCCLQEMTVTSPPGTVIGYIEQAWDIFLPKFNILNEHKDCVLKIEGPCFTCNGCGDVEFKVMTKDEQVVGKISKQWSGLAKEIFTDADNFGVQFPMDLDVKVKATLLGCVFLIDFMFFEETGNQDNQRVGVWQ, from the exons ATGTCTCAAG GTTACCCACCACCAGGTTATGGCTCACCCCAACAAGGTGGTTACCCACCACCACAGCAAGGTTACGGTCAACCCCAAGTGGGTTTCGCTCCCCAGCAGGGGGGATATCCCCCACCACAGGGAGGCTACCCTCCGCCACAAGGTGGTTATGCTCCTCAGCCAGGTTACGGAGGCGCTCCACCCCAGCAACAACAGCAGTGGATGCCGCAACCTCAGATACCTGGCTGTCCAAGAGGATTGGAATATTTGTCCCAG ATTGATCAGTTGCTTATTCATCAGAAGGTAGAACTTTTAGAAG CTTTCACTGGATTCGAAACCAACAACAAGTACGAAGTGAAAAATACTCTCGGCCAAAAGGTGTATTTTGCCGTTGAAGACAACGATTGTTGTACTAG ACAATGCTGTGGCCCTTGTCGTAGCTTCGACATGAAAGTAATGGATAATACACAACAGGAAGTTATTCACTTGGAAAGGCCACTACGGTGTGCCTCTTGCTGGACCCCATGTTGTCTTCAGGAG ATGACAGTTACGTCGCCTCCAGGCACAGTTATTGGTTACATTGAACAAGCTTGGGACATTTTCCTTCCCAAGTTCAACATTTTGAATGAACACAAGGACTGTGTGCTTAAAATTGAAGGCCCTTGTTTCACTTGTAACGGCTGTGGGGATGTTGAGTTCAAA GTGATGACAAAAGATGAACAGGTAGTTGGTAAAATATCCAAGCAGTGGTCAGGTTTGGCCAAAGAAATATTCACTGATGCTGATAACTTTGGCGTTCAATTCCCAATGGACCTGGATGTAAAAGTGAAGGCAACCCTGCTTGGTTGTGTTTTCCTCATC GATTTCATGTTCTTCGAAGAAACCGGCAATCAAGACAATCAACGAGTTGGCGTATGGCAGTGA